One genomic region from Enterobacter hormaechei ATCC 49162 encodes:
- a CDS encoding tail assembly protein: MQNCTVIKLSGSMAQRFGRTHYRVLDTSKEVFRALSATIDGFEGWMRQARALGLDFVIFRNRRNIGEDEFGMCSAGNELRIIPVIRGSKRAGVFQIVAAAAIAAFAWWNPIGWSAATQGALYAAAGSMAVGGVVQMLSPQVAGLRSREDPDNKPSYAFGGPVNTTAAGNPVPLLYGQREIGGAIISAGIYTEDQQ, translated from the coding sequence ATGCAGAACTGCACCGTGATTAAACTGAGCGGCTCAATGGCGCAGCGCTTCGGGCGAACCCATTACCGCGTGCTCGATACGTCGAAAGAGGTTTTCCGGGCGCTCTCCGCGACCATTGACGGCTTTGAAGGCTGGATGCGCCAGGCGCGGGCGCTGGGCCTTGATTTCGTTATCTTCCGCAACCGTCGCAACATCGGGGAGGACGAGTTCGGGATGTGCAGCGCCGGAAACGAGCTGCGCATCATTCCTGTCATTCGCGGCAGCAAGCGTGCGGGCGTGTTCCAGATCGTGGCCGCTGCCGCCATCGCTGCCTTTGCCTGGTGGAACCCGATCGGCTGGTCTGCCGCCACGCAGGGTGCGCTGTATGCCGCTGCCGGGTCTATGGCCGTCGGCGGCGTGGTTCAGATGCTTTCTCCGCAGGTGGCCGGGCTGCGCTCGCGGGAGGATCCGGACAATAAACCCTCCTACGCATTCGGCGGTCCGGTGAACACTACTGCCGCCGGGAACCCGGTGCCGCTGCTGTATGGGCAGCGCGAGATCGGTGGGGCCATCATTTCGGCGGGCATCTACACCGAAGACCAGCAGTAA
- a CDS encoding phage tail protein yields the protein MTTKIKGRKSGSKKGHTPVESPDSAQSIARAKMLIALGEGEFAGGLTGQTIFFGDGTSYTPLQNADGSENFPGVVWEFRSGVQDQSYIQGFPGVENELTVGYELKFAVPYIRSISNTQLSAVRVRVGWATLLWQKDNGDKVGTRVEYAIDLSVDGGAYETVINGVVDDKATTLYERSHRINLPKATTGWQLRVRRVSPDATSINVVDTMKVQAVTEIIDAKLRYPHTALLYVEFDARQFPNGIPQVVCSPKGRIIRVPDTYDPETRTYSGTWTGTFKWAWTDNPAWIFYDIVLSERFGLGQRIGSEQLDRWELYRIAQYCDQLIPDGRGGMEPRHRCNVYIQDRADAWTVLRDLAARFRGMTYWGDNRMYVLADMPDDTSHIYNHANVVNGKFTFSDPSETTRYTTALVNWSDPKNHYKDTPEPVYDNDLAMRYDYRQIELTAIGCDRQSEANRHGRWILLTNGAGEVVTFDTGLDVPPVGKVIGVAANELAGRIIGGRISAVNGRTVKLDRAADVKPGDRLFVNLPSGSAQARTVQAVNGEMVTVTTPWSETPEAESNWAVEADDLYMALFRVTGVTDNNDGTYAVTGTTYNPDLYFAVDHGARLDERPISVIPPGVQAPPDNVSIDSYSQVSQGIAVTTMRVAWDSVSGAIAYEAEWRKDSGNWVSVPRTSTQGFEVPGIYAGRYLVRVRAVNAMDASSVWSFSDEVALTGKVGNPPKPVGFIASDNVVFGIELSWGFPANTDDTLKTEIQYSLTGTEDDAMLLADVPYPQRKYQQMGLKAGQIFWYRAQLVDRSGNESGYTEFVRGQASIDVSDITDAILEDMKGSDTFKDLIESAVESSEKFAELADAIKENANGLAAAVGSNKQTAEAIIGNALAIADVVVRQTAQQGANSATFEQLREVIATETEARVTDVTRLEAKTAQNEAGITDVRQALATETEARASAVSQLTAATQVASDKADSAAAVGAQNTASITDLSQVVTDLDSSMASRLEELGAQTDKASGGIQSNSIALITSTLAQVDQQVRLSAQYGDSKASIDRIDNVMASDREATARSLLSLQTDVNGNKAEINSLNQTFSNYQQATATQINGITATINGHTSAITTNAQTIANVNGDLKAMYSIKVGLSSNGQLYAAGMGIGVENTPSGMQSQVIFLADRFGVTHQAGATVTLPFVIQNGQTIIRDTVIGDGTIGNAKIGSYIQSSTWDGTGNVGWHINKSGYATFNNVTVRGSIYATNGNFSFNGSGNTTVINGNGVTINIPGGGRIVLGTWT from the coding sequence ATGACCACGAAAATAAAAGGCCGCAAAAGTGGCAGCAAAAAGGGGCACACTCCGGTTGAGTCTCCGGACAGCGCCCAGTCGATAGCCCGCGCCAAGATGCTGATCGCCCTGGGCGAAGGAGAGTTTGCCGGCGGGCTGACCGGCCAGACAATCTTTTTTGGGGACGGAACCTCTTATACGCCGCTGCAGAACGCCGACGGTTCGGAAAACTTTCCCGGCGTGGTCTGGGAGTTCCGATCCGGCGTGCAGGACCAGTCTTACATTCAGGGCTTTCCCGGCGTCGAGAACGAATTGACTGTTGGCTACGAGCTGAAGTTCGCCGTTCCGTATATCCGCTCTATTTCGAACACACAGTTGTCAGCGGTACGTGTCCGCGTAGGCTGGGCGACCCTGCTCTGGCAGAAGGATAACGGCGACAAGGTTGGTACCCGTGTGGAATACGCCATCGATCTGTCTGTTGATGGCGGCGCATATGAGACGGTGATTAACGGTGTCGTGGACGACAAGGCGACGACTCTCTACGAGCGAAGCCATCGCATAAACCTGCCGAAGGCCACCACCGGCTGGCAGCTGCGCGTGCGCCGCGTCTCTCCGGACGCCACGAGCATCAACGTCGTCGATACGATGAAAGTGCAGGCGGTTACCGAGATCATCGATGCCAAGCTTCGCTACCCTCATACTGCTCTGCTTTACGTTGAATTTGATGCCCGGCAGTTTCCGAATGGCATCCCACAGGTGGTGTGCAGCCCGAAGGGGCGGATAATCCGGGTACCGGATACTTATGATCCGGAGACCCGCACCTACAGCGGGACCTGGACGGGCACGTTTAAATGGGCCTGGACCGATAACCCGGCCTGGATTTTCTACGATATCGTCCTGAGCGAGCGCTTTGGCCTCGGCCAGCGCATTGGCTCTGAACAGCTTGACCGCTGGGAGCTGTACCGCATCGCGCAATATTGCGATCAGCTGATCCCTGATGGCCGAGGCGGCATGGAGCCACGCCACCGCTGTAACGTGTACATCCAGGACCGGGCGGACGCATGGACTGTGCTGCGCGATCTGGCGGCACGGTTCCGGGGTATGACTTACTGGGGCGACAACCGCATGTATGTCCTGGCGGATATGCCGGACGACACCTCTCATATCTACAACCATGCCAACGTGGTCAACGGCAAGTTTACATTCTCCGACCCCAGCGAGACGACGCGCTACACCACGGCGCTGGTTAACTGGTCCGATCCCAAAAATCACTACAAAGACACGCCTGAACCTGTTTACGACAACGATCTGGCAATGCGCTACGACTACCGCCAGATTGAGCTGACGGCTATTGGTTGCGATCGCCAGTCAGAAGCAAACCGTCACGGACGCTGGATCCTGCTGACGAACGGAGCGGGCGAGGTGGTGACGTTCGACACCGGCCTGGACGTGCCCCCGGTAGGTAAGGTTATTGGTGTGGCCGCGAATGAGCTGGCCGGGCGTATTATCGGTGGGCGCATCAGTGCAGTGAACGGGCGCACCGTTAAGCTTGACCGTGCAGCCGACGTCAAACCAGGCGATCGCCTGTTCGTCAACCTGCCGTCCGGATCTGCGCAGGCGCGCACCGTCCAGGCTGTTAATGGTGAAATGGTTACCGTCACCACCCCCTGGAGTGAGACGCCGGAAGCGGAAAGCAACTGGGCAGTCGAGGCTGACGATCTGTATATGGCGCTGTTTCGCGTAACGGGCGTCACCGACAACAACGACGGCACCTATGCGGTCACCGGCACAACGTACAACCCCGATCTCTACTTCGCTGTGGATCATGGTGCCCGCCTCGATGAGCGCCCGATCAGCGTCATTCCACCGGGTGTGCAGGCACCCCCGGATAATGTCTCAATCGACAGTTACTCGCAGGTCAGCCAGGGGATTGCTGTCACCACGATGCGCGTGGCGTGGGATTCCGTTTCCGGTGCGATAGCTTATGAGGCTGAGTGGCGAAAAGATTCCGGCAACTGGGTCAGTGTGCCGCGCACCTCAACTCAGGGCTTTGAGGTGCCGGGGATTTACGCTGGCCGCTACCTGGTGCGCGTGCGCGCCGTTAATGCGATGGACGCATCCAGCGTCTGGAGCTTCTCGGATGAGGTGGCGCTAACCGGCAAAGTGGGCAATCCGCCGAAACCGGTAGGCTTCATCGCTTCTGATAATGTGGTTTTCGGTATCGAGCTGAGCTGGGGATTCCCGGCGAACACCGACGACACGCTGAAGACGGAAATTCAGTACAGCCTGACCGGGACGGAAGACGATGCCATGCTGCTGGCAGACGTACCCTATCCGCAGCGCAAGTATCAGCAGATGGGCCTTAAGGCAGGGCAAATTTTCTGGTACCGCGCGCAGCTGGTGGACCGCAGCGGAAACGAATCAGGGTATACAGAGTTTGTGCGCGGGCAGGCCAGCATCGATGTATCCGATATCACCGATGCCATTCTTGAGGACATGAAAGGTTCCGATACGTTCAAAGACCTGATCGAGAGCGCGGTGGAGAGCAGTGAAAAGTTCGCAGAACTGGCTGATGCAATCAAAGAGAATGCAAACGGTCTTGCAGCGGCGGTTGGATCGAATAAGCAGACAGCAGAAGCAATCATCGGCAACGCGCTTGCTATTGCTGATGTTGTCGTGCGGCAGACAGCCCAGCAGGGCGCTAACTCTGCGACCTTCGAACAGCTCCGGGAGGTGATCGCCACTGAGACGGAGGCACGCGTCACGGATGTTACTCGTCTAGAAGCGAAAACTGCCCAGAATGAAGCGGGTATTACTGATGTTCGCCAGGCGTTAGCAACGGAAACTGAAGCTCGCGCCTCTGCGGTAAGTCAATTGACGGCTGCCACTCAGGTCGCATCTGACAAAGCTGATTCAGCAGCTGCTGTAGGTGCTCAGAATACAGCATCAATCACTGACCTTAGCCAGGTTGTCACGGACCTCGATTCCTCAATGGCATCACGCCTGGAAGAGCTGGGTGCACAAACTGATAAGGCCAGCGGCGGTATTCAGAGTAACTCCATCGCGCTAATAACGAGTACGCTGGCGCAGGTTGATCAGCAGGTGAGACTCAGCGCGCAGTACGGTGACAGTAAGGCCAGCATCGATCGTATTGATAATGTTATGGCAAGCGACAGGGAGGCAACAGCGCGTTCGCTGCTGAGTTTGCAGACTGACGTGAACGGCAACAAGGCAGAAATCAACAGCCTGAACCAGACGTTTTCCAATTATCAGCAGGCCACGGCCACGCAGATAAACGGCATTACGGCGACCATCAACGGGCACACTTCAGCGATCACTACCAACGCGCAGACCATTGCGAACGTCAATGGCGACCTGAAGGCGATGTACAGCATCAAGGTCGGGTTATCCAGCAATGGTCAGCTTTACGCGGCAGGGATGGGGATCGGCGTGGAGAATACGCCGTCCGGCATGCAGTCGCAGGTTATCTTCCTGGCTGACCGCTTCGGCGTAACGCACCAGGCCGGAGCGACCGTTACGCTTCCTTTCGTTATCCAGAATGGGCAGACCATAATTCGGGACACGGTTATTGGAGACGGGACGATTGGAAACGCCAAGATCGGCAGCTATATCCAATCTTCAACCTGGGACGGTACCGGGAACGTTGGCTGGCACATCAACAAATCTGGCTACGCGACGTTTAACAACGTGACCGTTCGCGGCTCGATTTACGCCACAAACGGTAATTTTTCTTTCAATGGCTCCGGCAATACAACGGTGATTAATGGTAATGGCGTAACCATTAATATTCCGGGTGGCGGCCGCATCGTACTGGGGACGTGGACATAA
- a CDS encoding DUF6453 family protein, which translates to MPTGLLIELNDGGKRMEITAGLRCPSFGANFDSGYQKAKYADIAGYVSGAQVLFIPHATAYLDSGLLHKMNSVTISGGRVTQNSTMKDVSISERESTYTFPGSIWQIFPPGQRKGEGLLIDDSTDFLAITNATQSGQCIWKGTVNVPTGGWAVPTIAGYDKSKYIVFGRCNSGNTVDFDGNTVRFFSPPSTNDDAPTTGTIDIVIFASGVAPQPGTGLNILNAAGACTFSTTKRPFVYLNQLWTPSKNAVSIGSGYVPLGRFGLMAHEVNGMYVYRMFGIKIQNGSASVQGGKYLGRERYAIFGNDTVTPLNLPVLPDMYV; encoded by the coding sequence ATGCCGACAGGACTACTGATAGAACTAAATGACGGCGGAAAGCGCATGGAGATAACTGCGGGCCTGCGATGCCCGTCGTTTGGGGCCAACTTTGACAGTGGCTACCAGAAAGCCAAGTACGCTGATATTGCCGGTTATGTTTCCGGGGCGCAGGTGCTGTTTATCCCGCACGCGACAGCTTACCTTGATTCAGGGCTGCTTCATAAAATGAACTCGGTCACCATATCCGGCGGCCGCGTGACGCAGAATTCCACGATGAAGGATGTGAGCATCAGTGAGCGTGAGAGTACGTACACGTTCCCCGGAAGCATCTGGCAGATATTTCCTCCTGGTCAGCGTAAAGGAGAAGGCCTGCTTATTGATGACAGTACTGACTTCCTGGCGATTACCAATGCCACGCAGTCAGGGCAGTGTATCTGGAAGGGTACCGTCAATGTTCCCACTGGCGGCTGGGCAGTTCCCACGATAGCGGGGTACGACAAGTCCAAATATATCGTCTTTGGGCGCTGCAATAGCGGTAACACAGTCGATTTCGATGGCAACACGGTCAGGTTCTTCAGCCCTCCATCCACCAACGATGACGCTCCGACAACCGGCACGATAGATATTGTCATATTCGCCAGTGGTGTGGCGCCGCAGCCGGGCACGGGGCTAAACATCCTCAATGCAGCCGGGGCTTGCACGTTTTCGACTACAAAGCGGCCTTTCGTTTACCTCAATCAACTCTGGACGCCTTCGAAAAATGCCGTGAGCATCGGCAGCGGCTATGTTCCGCTGGGCAGATTCGGGCTGATGGCCCATGAAGTAAATGGCATGTATGTGTATCGAATGTTTGGAATAAAAATACAGAACGGCAGTGCTTCAGTTCAGGGTGGGAAATATCTTGGGCGCGAGCGGTATGCAATTTTTGGTAATGACACGGTAACGCCACTGAACCTTCCCGTTCTACCCGATATGTACGTCTGA
- a CDS encoding C40 family peptidase, which translates to MRSKTISAILAHAESAFPSECCGLVIQKGRVEKYIPCENRAATPGQQFEIAPEDYAAAEDHGTVVAVVHSHPGDGATTQPSELDMLMCDATEVPWVIASWPEGDIRTIMPRGDRPLTGRQFVLGHADCWTLLMDYFRTEHGITLPNYSVERHWWEQGENLYMDNWYDCGFREFSGQPHPGDVVIMQVQSPVANHAGVLLEGNMLLHHMYGQLSQRVPYGGYYLDRTIKIVRHQELM; encoded by the coding sequence ATGCGCAGTAAAACTATCAGCGCCATTCTGGCGCACGCTGAATCAGCTTTCCCCTCAGAGTGCTGCGGGCTGGTTATCCAGAAGGGTCGGGTAGAAAAATACATCCCCTGCGAGAACCGCGCCGCCACCCCCGGTCAGCAGTTCGAGATCGCCCCCGAGGATTACGCCGCAGCGGAGGACCATGGCACGGTGGTGGCCGTGGTTCACAGCCACCCCGGCGACGGAGCAACCACACAGCCCAGCGAGCTCGACATGCTGATGTGTGATGCCACCGAAGTGCCCTGGGTGATCGCGTCATGGCCTGAGGGTGATATCCGCACCATTATGCCCCGCGGCGATCGTCCGCTGACCGGTCGCCAGTTCGTGCTGGGGCACGCCGACTGCTGGACGCTGTTGATGGATTACTTCCGCACAGAGCATGGCATCACGCTGCCCAATTACAGCGTGGAGCGCCACTGGTGGGAGCAGGGCGAGAACCTGTATATGGATAACTGGTACGACTGTGGTTTCCGGGAGTTCAGCGGGCAGCCGCACCCGGGCGATGTGGTCATCATGCAGGTCCAGTCGCCTGTGGCAAACCATGCAGGTGTGCTGCTCGAGGGCAACATGCTTTTGCACCACATGTACGGACAGCTGAGCCAGCGGGTGCCGTACGGGGGCTATTACCTTGACCGTACCATCAAAATTGTCCGGCATCAGGAGTTGATGTAA
- a CDS encoding phage minor tail protein L, whose amino-acid sequence MSISSDVQKLEPGEKVRLLEVDGSAFGAGILRFHNETIAHTEAELAAAGGDENLLDPKSLWWQGVEYSAWPFQLEGLSFSSDGQSARPKLTVANIKGTIGALCRRFQGMARAKVTIHETFAHYLDARNFSQGNPDADPLEERKQVFYVDRKSGGDDETVEFELSSPADLRGQQIPTRQIQPLCTWCMRGWYKTGNGCTYAGQNGWFDKDGNQVDDPALDVCSGLLSTGCKPRFGENEELDFGGMPGASLLRS is encoded by the coding sequence ATGAGCATTTCATCAGACGTACAGAAGCTGGAGCCCGGCGAGAAGGTCAGGCTGCTGGAGGTGGACGGCTCGGCGTTCGGCGCGGGCATCCTGCGCTTTCACAACGAGACGATCGCACACACCGAGGCCGAACTTGCCGCAGCAGGAGGGGACGAGAATCTTCTCGACCCGAAATCGCTCTGGTGGCAGGGAGTGGAGTACAGCGCCTGGCCTTTCCAGCTGGAAGGACTGTCCTTCAGCAGCGACGGCCAGAGCGCCAGGCCAAAGCTGACCGTGGCAAATATAAAGGGGACCATCGGCGCGCTGTGTCGCCGGTTCCAGGGCATGGCCCGGGCGAAGGTCACTATCCATGAAACCTTTGCCCACTACCTGGATGCCCGCAATTTTTCGCAGGGTAATCCGGATGCCGACCCGCTGGAGGAGCGTAAGCAGGTCTTTTATGTGGATCGTAAATCCGGCGGCGATGACGAAACGGTGGAGTTTGAGCTGTCCAGCCCCGCCGACCTGCGCGGACAGCAGATCCCGACGCGCCAGATCCAGCCGCTGTGCACATGGTGCATGCGGGGCTGGTACAAAACCGGTAACGGCTGCACCTATGCCGGACAAAACGGCTGGTTCGATAAAGACGGTAATCAGGTGGATGACCCCGCGCTGGACGTCTGTTCCGGCCTGCTTTCGACCGGCTGCAAACCGCGCTTCGGTGAAAACGAGGAGCTGGATTTTGGGGGGATGCCGGGCGCCTCCCTTCTGAGGAGTTAA